Genomic window (Streptomyces yatensis):
CGAACAGGGCGGCGATCAGCAGGACGGCGAGTACGGCGAGCGCCAGGACGGCGAGCTTGTTGCGCAGCAGCGCGCGCAGCACGACGGACCGGGAGCCGCCGGCCGGTGCCGCCGCCGGGGCATGGCCGGTCGCGGCAGGTGACATGAGGGTCATCGGGACGTCCTCACCCTCGGGTCGAGGAAGCTGTAGGAGAGGTCGACGAGCAGGTTCACCACGACGAAGGTGGCGGCGAAGAACAGGACGGTGGCCTGGACGAGCGGGAAGTCGCGATTGGAGATCGCCTCGACGGTCAGCTGTCCGACTCCGGGCCAGGAGAAGACCCGTTCGGTGAGGATCGCCCCGCCGAGCAGATTGCCGACCTCCAGACCGATGACGGTCACCACCGGCAGTGAGGCATTGCGCAGCCCGTGCCGGAGCACCACCTTCAGCGGACCGAATCCCTTGGCGCGGGCGCTGCGGATGTGGTCGGAGGACAGCACGTCGATCAGCGAGGAGCGCAGCAGCCGCGCGACGACGGCCACGGAGTAGACGGCGAGGGTGACGGCTGGCAGCACCAGGTTGGCGAAGGTGCCGTAGCCGGAGGCGGGCAGGGCCTGCAGCCACACGGCGAAGACCAGGATGAGGAGGATGCCGACCCAGAACGGCGGGGTGGACTGGCCGAGCAGGACACCGGTCATCACGGTGTGGTCGGAGCGGCGGCCGCGGCGCATCGCGGCGAAGATGCCCGCCGGGATGGCGATGACGAGGGTCACCGCGAGGGCGGCGGCGGCCAGTTCGATCGTGGCGGGCAGCCGGTCGGCGAGGATTTTGCTGACGGGCTGGCCGTAGACCAGGGAGTCGCCGAGGTCGAGGCGGGGCAGTCCCCAGAGGTAGTCGAGGTACTGCGTGAGCAGCGGCCGGTCGAGTCCGAGGGACGCGCGGAGCACGCTCTCCTGGTGGGCCGTGGCGTCGGGCGGCAGCAGGATCTTCACGGGGTCGCCGGAGAGCCGTACGAGGAAGAACGAGACGGTCGCCGTGCACAGCAGGACGAACAGCGCGATGCCCAGGCGCCGGAGGACGATGCGCAGCAGCCGTGCCGTGTCCCGGTGGCGCGACGGGGCCTCCGCCGGGGCGGGCGGCTTGTCGAGGGTGAGGGCGCTCATCAGGAGACCTCCGCGCTCTCCATGGCGAGGACGCCTGCGGATCCCGGCGTCCAGCGGGGGCGGTCGTTGCGAGCGAAGATGTTGTCCAGCTGGTAGAGGAAGACGAAGGGTGCTTCCTCGCGCATCAGCCGCTGCAGATCCGAGAAGGCCTCTTTGCGTTTCGTGGGGCTTTCGGAGAGCTCTTCGATGTCGATGAGGCGGTCGGCTTCCTTGGAGTGCCAGCGGCTCTGGCGCCGGTCGCTGCGTACGTTGGACTGCACGATGCTCTGGCCGTCCATCGTCCAGACGGTGCTGGCCGCCAGGTAGATGGGGCCGAGCGCGCCCCGGTTGTCGGAGGTGAGCCGGGCGGCGTACGTACCGGGGTCGAGCAGGTTGACCCGGGCCCGCACCCCTGCTCGGGCCAGCAGCCCCGACAGGGCCTCGGCCACGTTGGAGTCGACGTTGGAGGCGGTGAGCGTCGTGGAGAAGCCGTGTGGGTGGCCGGCCTCGGCGAGGAGGGTGCGCGCGGTCTCCAGGGAGCGGGTGAAGGGCTTCACCGTGGGGTCGAAGCCGAAGGCGCCGCGCGGCACGAGGGCGGGTGTCTCGGTGGCCTTGCCGCCGAGCACGGCCTTGATCAGCAGGGGGACGTCGATCGCGTGGTTGAGCGCCTGGCGCACACGACGGTCCTGGAGCGGGCCCCGCTCCAGGGTGTTCAGGGACAGATAGGAGGTGCGGATCCCCGTATAGCCGTCCAGCGTGACACCGGAGTAGCCGTCGAGCTGCTGGGCTGCGTCCGGGGTGAGTCCGGCGACGAGGTCGACGCCTCCGCTCTGGAGGGCGGCGAGGGAGGACGAGGCGTTGGGTGCGGGGCTGAAGACGAGGCCGTCGACGCTCGGCCGTCCGTTCCAGTGGTCGGCGTAGGCCCGCATGCGCAGTTCGTGGTCGCGCCGCCAGCTGACGAAGGTGAACGGGCCGGTGCCGACGGGGTGTTCGGCGAACGCGGCGTCGCCCGCCTCCGCGAGGTGGCGGGGCGGCAGGATCACGCCGCCGAACAGGGAGAGCTTGGCGGGCAGGATCGGGTCGTGCACGGTGGTGTGCACGTCCACGGTGAGCCGGTCGACCACGGTGACGCCCTTGACGTAGCGCAGCTCGACGATCGGTGACTTGGTGGCGGGGTCGAGCAGCCGCTCGATGCTGAACGCGACGGCCCGCGCGTCGCACGCCTCACCGTTGTGGAAGGTCACCCCGGGGCGGAGGGCGAAGCGCCAGGTGCGGGCGTCGGTGGCCTTCCAGGAGAGGGCGAGCCTGGGGTGCAGCTGGTTGTCGCGGCCGCGGGTGGTGAGCGTGTCGAACATGTTGATCAGGACGTTCATGGACACCATGTCGCCCTGCTTCTGCGGGTCCAGCGTCTTGGGGTCGCCGGGCTGGGAGACCCGCAGGACGTTGCCGGCCCCGTCCGCGGCGGCGTTCGTGCCGCACGCGCTCAGGAGCGCCGGAGCGCTGAGGGCCCCGAGCAGCAGACCACCGGTCCGCAGGACGCCGCGTCGGGTGGGACGGCCGCGGTCCACCGTGCGCCCCTGATGAATTCGTTCCATTGAACAACACCTCCGTTCCGTCAGATGGAATGCGGTGGGGTTAAGCTAAGCGACATGGCGGAGGTGGTCAACACCCGATCGGGCGGCGGGGAACGCGTGAAGGGCCCGCAGGGCGGCGGCTACCGCGCGGGCCCCCGGCCGCCGGGCCCGGCGGCCGCGGCCCCGAACGCTCAGCCGCTGGGGAAGGGAGCCTTCGTAAGCTCTTCGGAGACCTGCCAGACGCGCTGGGCCTCCTCGGTGCCGCGAAGACGCGAGTAGAGCCTCTGCTCTCCGGGAGGGCCGCCCAGGTGCCCGAGTCCGCGCGGCCCATAGAACCCGCCACGCACGGCGTCGGGGGAGGTGGCGGCATAGAGGGCGGGAAGTTGCGCGGTGTGGACCGTCCCGACGAGGAGGTCTCGGGCGGACAGCGCCCGGATCATGCGCACGTTCCGGGTGTCCTGGTCGCGTCCCACCTCGGGGCGGGCGGCGAGCAGGTTCGTCGGGGCGACCCCCGGATGGGAGAGGTTGCTCGTGATGCCCCAGCCATGGGCCCGACTGCGCCGGTCGAGTTCGAGGCCGAAGAGCCCGAACGCGATCTTCGACTGGCTGTAGGCCTTCATGCCGTCGTAGGAGCGTTCCCAGTTCAGGTCGTCCCAGTTGATGGCGCCCTGATTCGCCGCGACGCTGATCTGTGAGGTCACGCGCGCGCGGCCGGCGCGCAGCAGCGGCAGCAGATGGGCCACCAGGGCGAAGTGGCCGAGGTGGTTGGTGCCGAAGTGAAGCTCGAACCCGTCGGCGGTCGTCTGCCGGTCGGGCGGGGTCATGACGCCGGCGTTGTTGACGAGGAGGTGGATCGGCCGGTCCTCCTCTCGCAGGGTCTTGCCGAGGGCTGCGACGGAGGCGAGCGAGGACAGGTCGAGCTCGCGGAGCGACACGTTCGCGTGGGGAATC
Coding sequences:
- a CDS encoding ABC transporter permease, whose protein sequence is MSALTLDKPPAPAEAPSRHRDTARLLRIVLRRLGIALFVLLCTATVSFFLVRLSGDPVKILLPPDATAHQESVLRASLGLDRPLLTQYLDYLWGLPRLDLGDSLVYGQPVSKILADRLPATIELAAAALAVTLVIAIPAGIFAAMRRGRRSDHTVMTGVLLGQSTPPFWVGILLILVFAVWLQALPASGYGTFANLVLPAVTLAVYSVAVVARLLRSSLIDVLSSDHIRSARAKGFGPLKVVLRHGLRNASLPVVTVIGLEVGNLLGGAILTERVFSWPGVGQLTVEAISNRDFPLVQATVLFFAATFVVVNLLVDLSYSFLDPRVRTSR
- a CDS encoding ABC transporter substrate-binding protein gives rise to the protein MERIHQGRTVDRGRPTRRGVLRTGGLLLGALSAPALLSACGTNAAADGAGNVLRVSQPGDPKTLDPQKQGDMVSMNVLINMFDTLTTRGRDNQLHPRLALSWKATDARTWRFALRPGVTFHNGEACDARAVAFSIERLLDPATKSPIVELRYVKGVTVVDRLTVDVHTTVHDPILPAKLSLFGGVILPPRHLAEAGDAAFAEHPVGTGPFTFVSWRRDHELRMRAYADHWNGRPSVDGLVFSPAPNASSSLAALQSGGVDLVAGLTPDAAQQLDGYSGVTLDGYTGIRTSYLSLNTLERGPLQDRRVRQALNHAIDVPLLIKAVLGGKATETPALVPRGAFGFDPTVKPFTRSLETARTLLAEAGHPHGFSTTLTASNVDSNVAEALSGLLARAGVRARVNLLDPGTYAARLTSDNRGALGPIYLAASTVWTMDGQSIVQSNVRSDRRQSRWHSKEADRLIDIEELSESPTKRKEAFSDLQRLMREEAPFVFLYQLDNIFARNDRPRWTPGSAGVLAMESAEVS
- a CDS encoding SDR family oxidoreductase produces the protein MPRETIDITVPDLSGRRAVVTGASDGIGIGIATRLAAAGADVLLPVRNPRKGEAALTTIRRTIPHANVSLRELDLSSLASVAALGKTLREEDRPIHLLVNNAGVMTPPDRQTTADGFELHFGTNHLGHFALVAHLLPLLRAGRARVTSQISVAANQGAINWDDLNWERSYDGMKAYSQSKIAFGLFGLELDRRSRAHGWGITSNLSHPGVAPTNLLAARPEVGRDQDTRNVRMIRALSARDLLVGTVHTAQLPALYAATSPDAVRGGFYGPRGLGHLGGPPGEQRLYSRLRGTEEAQRVWQVSEELTKAPFPSG